A part of Drosophila bipectinata strain 14024-0381.07 chromosome 3L, DbipHiC1v2, whole genome shotgun sequence genomic DNA contains:
- the Grl62c gene encoding uncharacterized protein Grl62c codes for MHLSLPKVLCICYIVSIFRIQKRVCNFLSLYHVRFDGVAKRFHQGQQFILYCIYAYNLFCLFPYWLNNESFRINRYSLFIYLGPLIYYVQHKNAMLTTLNKMTGVHLELQSLLGQLFCVEVKRAVVCSLVVVFEIFSLTCWKLANYDFIQLIVTIGYPLFWLLQPLLQINSYIWLLAVYKAMHPVLTASELTRRERWKILKSLLKIHRKLGFIQRDVASYFIMYLMSVMVILWEFYARILIFQTGFSEELNRLILVNLKLWQIKYLALILFLVATLLFVMADFKSQRDKFVKGMWHSGLLNQRICDFRERKVYRRRCRQTLDVVDLLLRTGNGPKDLLCPNLSLMELRINEDTLFVLESPAFILYLVLLSFMACLIPFVAILNGFQLSLEYSPQMEYFCNYASNYTFSNYTPPLSVMLSWALGE; via the exons ATGCACTTGTCGCTGCCCAAAGTGCTCTGCATCTGCTACATTGTCAGTATCTTCCGAATCCAGAAGCGTGTCTGCAATTTTCTGAGTCTCTACCATGTGCGATTCGACGGGgtcgcaaaaagattccatcAAGGTCAACAGTTCATTTTATACTGTATCTACGCGTACAATCTGTTTTGTCTTTTCCCTTACTGGTTGAACAATGAATCCTTTAGGATAAACCGATACAGCCTTTTCATCTACTTGGGGCCCCTGATCTACTACGTTCAGCACAAGAATGCTATGCTCACAACCCTGAATAAAATGACAGGGGTACACCTGGAGCTCCAGTCCCTCCTGGGCCAGCTCTTCTGTGTGGAGGTAAAGAGGGCTGTTGTCTGTTCCTTGGTAGTGGTCTTCGAAATATTTAGTCTGACCTGCTGGAAGTTGGCTAACTATGATTTCATTCAGCTGATCGTTACAATTGGCTATCCTTTATTTTGGCTCCTGCAGCCGCTGCTGCAAATAAACAGCTACATTTGGCTACTAGCCGTCTATAAGGCCATGCACCCGGTGCTAACTGCCTCCGAGCTCACCCGCAGGGAGCGTTGGAAGATTCTGAAATCATTACTGAAAATCCACCGCAAATTGGGATTCATTCAGAGGGATGTAGCCTCATATTTCATTATGTACCTTATGTCAGTGATGGTGATCCTTTGGGAGTTCTATGCCCGAATACTAATCTTCCAAACAGGCTTTAGTGAGGAGCTCAATAGGCTCATACTAGTGAACCTCAAGCTTTGGCAGATCAAGTACTTGGCACTCATACTCTTCCTGGTCGCTACTTTGCTTTTTGTGATGGCAGACTTCAAGTCCCAGCGGGATAAATTCGTGAAAGGTATGTGGCATTCCGGATTGCTAAATCAAAGAATCTGTGACTTCAGGGAACGCAAAGTATATAGAAGACGCTGCAGGCAGACTCTGGACGTAGTCGATTTGTTG CTGCGTACTGGAAATGGGCCTAAAGATCTGCTCTGTCCAAATCTATCCCTCATGGAACTTCGAATCAATGAGGATACTTTATTTGTCTTGGAATCGCCAGCGTTTATATTATACCTTGTTCTGTTGAGTTTTATGGCTTGCCTTATTCCTTTCGTGGCTATCTTAAACGGATTTCAATTATCCTTGGAATATTCGCCTCAAATGGAATATTTCTGCAACTATGCCTCTAACTATACGTTTTCAAATTATACGCCGCCGCTTTCCGTAATGCTGAGCTGGGCATTAGGCGAATAA